In Dehalococcoidia bacterium, a genomic segment contains:
- the dapB gene encoding 4-hydroxy-tetrahydrodipicolinate reductase has protein sequence MAIRVAVSGVGRMGQQVLLALAQAPDLEPVAAVARTPRHRELSLPDGTRVPYATDPFSLFQATRPQVVVDFSHADFTPKVTEAALAVGARLVIGTSGLSQDFVARLQEECRARGVGGVVAANFAIGAVVMMHLARIAAPFFDVAEIIEMHHDAKADAPSGTALATARAMALARGRPFRRPPTEKENLPGSRGGEVEGITIHSVRLPGLVAHQEVIFGSQGQTLTIRHDSTSRESFLPGVLLAVRRALTLQELVVGLEPLLGLA, from the coding sequence ATGGCCATCAGAGTGGCGGTAAGCGGCGTGGGGCGCATGGGCCAGCAGGTTCTGCTGGCCCTGGCCCAAGCGCCTGACCTAGAGCCCGTGGCCGCCGTGGCCCGCACACCCCGCCACCGGGAGCTATCCCTTCCCGATGGTACCCGCGTGCCCTACGCCACCGACCCCTTCTCCCTCTTTCAGGCCACCAGGCCACAGGTGGTGGTGGACTTCAGCCACGCCGATTTTACCCCCAAGGTGACGGAGGCAGCCCTAGCGGTGGGAGCCCGCCTTGTCATCGGCACCTCTGGGCTCTCCCAAGACTTCGTCGCTCGCCTACAGGAGGAGTGCCGGGCACGGGGCGTGGGAGGGGTAGTGGCCGCCAACTTCGCCATCGGGGCAGTGGTCATGATGCACCTGGCCCGCATAGCCGCCCCCTTCTTCGATGTGGCCGAGATCATCGAGATGCACCACGATGCCAAGGCCGATGCCCCCTCGGGCACAGCCCTGGCCACCGCCAGGGCCATGGCCCTAGCCCGTGGCCGCCCCTTCCGCCGCCCCCCCACGGAAAAGGAGAACCTGCCCGGCAGCCGCGGTGGGGAGGTGGAGGGGATCACCATCCATAGCGTGCGTCTTCCGGGGTTAGTGGCCCACCAGGAGGTCATCTTTGGCTCCCAGGGCCAGACCCTCACCATCCGCCACGATTCCACCAGCCGCGAGTCCTTCCTGCCAGGGGTGCTCCTGGCCGTGCGGCGGGCCCTGACCCTGCAAGAACTGGTGGTGGGCCTGGAGCCCCTCCTGGGCCTGGCATGA